In Desulfosoma caldarium, the following are encoded in one genomic region:
- the fliQ gene encoding flagellar biosynthesis protein FliQ, whose product MTQEFVIGLARQALETMLLVSLPVLLTSLVVGVVISLFQAVTQIQEMTLTFVPKIVITFLSLLVFGAWMTGRMLSFTRMLLENIPYWIR is encoded by the coding sequence ATGACTCAAGAATTCGTCATCGGTCTCGCTCGCCAAGCCTTGGAAACCATGTTGTTGGTGAGTTTGCCCGTTTTGCTTACCAGTCTGGTGGTGGGTGTTGTCATCAGTTTGTTCCAGGCCGTCACGCAGATTCAAGAGATGACCCTGACGTTTGTGCCCAAAATCGTCATCACCTTTCTGTCCCTGCTCGTTTTCGGGGCGTGGATGACCGGCCGCATGCTGTCCTTCACCCGCATGCTTTTGGAAAATATACCCTATTGGATTCGATAA
- the fliR gene encoding flagellar biosynthetic protein FliR: MISLSINLLQIRIFLSVLLRFSLVLFLLPVFRTHQVPTSVKAWSVWALSLMATPFIAPFVPPLPLEPLALVGMIFSELIYATFFALSMNIIFGAYHMAGQVMSFQMGLGVAEVIDPQTGIRDVLLSQWLQILATLFFFAIDGHLVVVRTFMESFRAVPVGSFLPTPNILQSVLLLSGRLFVIALKIAAPIMAAQLVLQAGFAVVTKFSPQIHILMVSFPITIGVGILFALLSLSEWAGFTANTLTELLKFFRAVGLP; this comes from the coding sequence ATGATTTCTCTTTCCATTAACCTCTTGCAGATTCGCATTTTCCTGAGTGTTCTCCTGCGCTTCAGTCTGGTCTTGTTTCTTCTGCCCGTCTTTCGCACACATCAAGTGCCCACATCGGTCAAGGCCTGGTCCGTGTGGGCTCTGTCCCTGATGGCCACGCCCTTCATCGCTCCTTTTGTGCCTCCGCTTCCTTTAGAACCTCTGGCGCTTGTTGGTATGATCTTCAGCGAACTCATCTATGCCACCTTCTTTGCCCTTTCCATGAACATCATCTTCGGCGCTTATCACATGGCGGGACAAGTCATGTCCTTTCAAATGGGGTTGGGCGTGGCGGAGGTGATCGACCCGCAAACGGGGATCCGAGACGTCCTGCTCAGTCAGTGGCTGCAGATTCTGGCCACGCTCTTTTTCTTCGCCATCGATGGGCATCTGGTGGTCGTTCGCACCTTTATGGAAAGCTTTCGGGCCGTGCCCGTGGGAAGTTTTCTTCCCACCCCCAACATTCTTCAGTCCGTGCTACTTCTCTCAGGTCGCCTTTTTGTCATTGCCTTGAAAATCGCCGCCCCTATCATGGCCGCCCAGCTTGTGCTGCAAGCCGGCTTCGCCGTGGTGACCAAATTTTCACCCCAGATTCACATCCTTATGGTGAGCTTTCCCATCACTATAGGGGTTGGCATTCTCTTTGCCCTCCTTTCCCTTTCGGAATGGGCCGGCTTCACGGCAAACACCCTGACCGAACTGCTCAAGTTCTTTCGCGCCGTGGGGCTGCCCTGA
- the flhB gene encoding flagellar biosynthesis protein FlhB, translated as MAGAQERTEKPTGKRLAEARRKGNVPKSQELTALTVLGAGSLMAFLQVKALPEHFRGLLGRLWEHGLWGSSDLSANGSLVAWIFFTFFRMTGPVFFSVLVASVAVHFVQFKGFLFAPEALKPKLSKLNPLNGFKRFFQLRMVVETAKSFFKILVVGSMLYSVMGSEQLSFGALVHVDPVDMGRETGRILSRFLWKAGAFLGVLALLDFLYQRWQYTKDLMMTKQEVKEEFKQAEGNPQIKSRIRSIQRTLARQRMMSMVPTATVVVTNPTHYAVALFYQEGLQAPKVVAKGMNLIAHTIVRLAREHGVPVVQNPPLARALYHQVKLDQVIPETLYRAVAKVLAYVYQQRRPTS; from the coding sequence ATGGCAGGAGCCCAAGAAAGAACGGAAAAGCCCACGGGAAAGCGCCTGGCGGAAGCCCGGCGCAAGGGCAACGTGCCGAAAAGCCAGGAACTGACGGCCCTAACGGTGCTCGGTGCGGGAAGCCTAATGGCCTTTTTGCAAGTCAAAGCCTTGCCGGAGCATTTTCGAGGACTGTTGGGCAGGCTGTGGGAGCATGGGCTTTGGGGATCGAGCGACTTGAGCGCGAACGGTTCCTTGGTGGCCTGGATTTTTTTCACGTTTTTTCGCATGACGGGTCCCGTGTTCTTTTCGGTGCTGGTTGCGTCGGTGGCCGTGCATTTTGTCCAATTCAAGGGTTTTTTGTTTGCACCCGAAGCCCTGAAACCCAAACTTTCCAAACTGAATCCTCTAAACGGCTTCAAGCGATTTTTTCAGCTGCGCATGGTGGTCGAAACCGCCAAGTCGTTTTTCAAGATTCTTGTGGTGGGCAGTATGCTCTACTCGGTCATGGGGAGCGAGCAACTCTCATTCGGCGCCCTGGTGCACGTGGATCCCGTGGACATGGGGCGCGAGACAGGGCGAATTCTTTCCCGGTTCTTGTGGAAAGCCGGCGCGTTTCTTGGGGTCCTGGCGCTGTTGGATTTCTTGTATCAGCGTTGGCAGTACACCAAGGACCTCATGATGACCAAGCAGGAGGTCAAAGAAGAGTTCAAACAGGCCGAAGGAAACCCGCAAATCAAGTCTCGCATTCGATCCATTCAAAGAACCCTGGCGCGGCAACGCATGATGTCCATGGTGCCCACGGCCACAGTGGTGGTCACCAACCCGACCCACTACGCCGTTGCCCTTTTTTATCAGGAAGGACTGCAAGCTCCAAAGGTCGTCGCCAAGGGTATGAATCTTATTGCCCATACCATCGTTCGCCTTGCCCGTGAACACGGCGTTCCGGTGGTTCAGAATCCGCCTCTGGCACGCGCCTTGTATCACCAAGTGAAGCTGGATCAGGTCATTCCGGAAACCCTGTACCGGGCTGTGGCCAAAGTTCTGGCGTATGTCTATCAGCAGCGTCGCCCCACATCATAG
- a CDS encoding flagellar basal body-associated FliL family protein — MASKKKEAEQKNRSTESSPKKKSPLIKILVLVVGLGVLGGAGFFAYTKFFAKGDAPEVAHAKPALMKPVVKDMETFLVNLADPGGERYLKVTMQLSLNNEAVSREIDTRIGELRDTILMLLSSKEYDDISSLSGKLALKRTLINNLNRILQQGTVQDIYFTEFLVQ; from the coding sequence ATGGCGTCTAAGAAAAAGGAAGCCGAACAGAAAAATCGGTCGACGGAATCCTCTCCAAAGAAGAAATCGCCTCTCATCAAGATTCTTGTTTTGGTCGTAGGGCTCGGTGTCTTGGGCGGGGCTGGGTTTTTCGCCTATACGAAATTTTTCGCCAAGGGTGACGCACCGGAGGTAGCTCACGCAAAGCCGGCACTCATGAAACCGGTGGTGAAGGATATGGAGACGTTTTTAGTCAATTTAGCGGATCCGGGCGGAGAACGCTACCTCAAAGTGACCATGCAGCTGAGCCTCAACAATGAAGCCGTATCCCGAGAAATCGACACCCGCATCGGGGAACTTCGCGACACCATTTTGATGCTTCTCTCAAGCAAGGAATACGATGATATTTCCAGTCTTTCTGGAAAACTCGCCCTGAAAAGGACCTTGATAAACAATCTGAACCGCATCCTCCAGCAAGGCACGGTGCAGGACATTTACTTTACCGAGTTTCTGGTGCAGTAG
- the fliM gene encoding flagellar motor switch protein FliM, whose translation MEQILTQDEVDALLKGLSDGEIEAETAAVPDDDQSGIRPYDLTSQDRIIRGRMPTLEIINDRFARAHRITLSGALRKVVDITVTQKEMIKFGDFTRTLPVPTSLHVLKMEPFRGHVLLVVESRLIFNLVDCFFGGSGRSSFKIEGRDFTSIENRVINKVVRMALKDLEQAWNPVTPVSFKFVRSEVNPQFATIVPPTELVIVVHYELEMDTLMGKIILCLPYSTIEPIRSQLSASYQSDQLEVDYSWTRRFIRRLREIPVQLCVHLGCTEIKGQDLLRLEKGDIIILDQDVNHPLTVSVEKVPKYKAYAGVHKGNHAVKIVDFVTSTYE comes from the coding sequence ATGGAGCAAATCCTAACTCAAGACGAAGTGGATGCCCTGCTCAAGGGGCTGAGCGATGGCGAGATCGAGGCGGAAACGGCGGCGGTGCCGGACGACGATCAGAGCGGCATACGGCCGTACGATCTCACGAGTCAGGACCGCATCATTCGCGGCCGCATGCCGACCCTGGAAATCATCAACGACCGGTTCGCGCGCGCCCATCGGATTACGCTTTCCGGAGCCCTGCGCAAGGTGGTAGATATAACGGTAACCCAAAAGGAGATGATTAAATTTGGAGATTTCACGCGAACCCTTCCTGTGCCCACCAGCCTTCATGTGCTCAAGATGGAACCCTTTCGTGGGCATGTGCTACTCGTTGTGGAAAGTCGGCTAATTTTCAATTTGGTGGATTGCTTTTTCGGCGGTTCGGGCCGCAGCAGCTTCAAAATTGAAGGGCGCGATTTCACGTCCATTGAAAATCGCGTCATCAACAAAGTGGTCCGCATGGCCCTCAAGGATTTGGAACAGGCATGGAATCCGGTAACACCGGTGTCTTTTAAGTTTGTGCGTTCAGAGGTCAACCCTCAGTTCGCCACCATCGTGCCGCCCACCGAACTGGTGATTGTGGTCCACTACGAACTGGAAATGGACACGCTCATGGGTAAGATCATCTTGTGCTTGCCCTATTCGACCATCGAACCCATTCGATCCCAGCTGTCGGCCAGCTATCAAAGCGATCAGCTGGAGGTGGACTATTCCTGGACGCGGCGCTTCATTCGAAGGCTTCGAGAAATCCCTGTGCAGCTCTGCGTGCATCTGGGGTGCACGGAAATCAAAGGACAAGACCTTTTACGATTGGAAAAAGGCGACATCATTATTTTGGACCAGGATGTCAACCACCCTTTGACGGTCAGCGTGGAAAAAGTGCCAAAATACAAAGCCTATGCCGGCGTGCACAAGGGCAATCACGCCGTGAAAATCGTCGATTTCGTCACGTCAACGTACGAGTAA
- a CDS encoding flagellar motor protein: MDIATLVGIVSAFALVLSAIIMGGGLGMFINIPSMLIVVGGTIGATMVNYPLRDVLSVIKVVKNVFFTKVWSTQEVVDRFVEFANKSRREGILALESEVPSLTDPFLVKGLQLTIDGMEPEAIRDILETEIEYLEERHKSGAEILTTMATFFPAMGMIGTLIGLVQMLRTMSDPSTIGPSMAVALLTTFYGAVAANLVCLPMAGKLKKRSQEEALVKEMIISGIVSVANGENPRVIEQKLHSFVPPSARKSRFE; encoded by the coding sequence ATGGACATTGCAACCCTTGTGGGGATCGTCTCCGCCTTCGCTTTGGTTCTCTCCGCCATCATTATGGGCGGGGGATTGGGCATGTTCATTAACATTCCATCGATGCTGATCGTCGTGGGCGGCACCATTGGAGCAACTATGGTCAACTATCCGCTGCGGGACGTGCTCAGTGTCATCAAAGTGGTCAAGAATGTCTTTTTTACCAAGGTTTGGAGCACGCAGGAAGTGGTGGACCGCTTCGTGGAATTTGCCAACAAGTCCCGTCGTGAAGGCATTTTAGCCCTCGAATCGGAAGTTCCGAGCCTTACAGATCCCTTTCTGGTCAAAGGTTTGCAGCTCACTATTGACGGTATGGAGCCCGAGGCCATTCGGGACATTTTAGAAACGGAGATCGAGTATTTGGAAGAGCGGCACAAGTCGGGGGCAGAAATTTTGACGACCATGGCCACTTTCTTTCCGGCCATGGGCATGATCGGGACCCTCATCGGTCTTGTGCAAATGCTTAGGACCATGAGTGATCCAAGCACCATCGGGCCTTCCATGGCCGTGGCTCTGTTGACGACGTTCTACGGCGCTGTGGCCGCCAACTTGGTGTGTCTTCCTATGGCAGGAAAGCTCAAGAAGCGAAGCCAAGAGGAAGCCCTGGTGAAAGAGATGATCATCAGTGGCATTGTCAGTGTGGCCAATGGGGAAAACCCCAGAGTGATCGAACAAAAACTGCACTCTTTTGTGCCTCCCTCTGCGCGAAAGAGTCGTTTTGAGTGA
- the flhA gene encoding flagellar biosynthesis protein FlhA, with protein sequence MPNTTSSALSRVRWNLKTFSDADAILGIGVTAVLAVMLLPVPSRVLDVLLATNISFGILILLTTIYTARPLDFGIFPSLLLITTLFRLALNVASTRLILLKGDQGTDAAGHIIQAFGQFVVGGNYVIGLVIFVILVIVNFIVITKGTERISEVAARFTLDAMPGKQMSIDADLNAGLIDEKKARERRLEIMREADFYGSMDGASKFVRGDALAGILITLINILGGFAIGVVQRDLELAEALKIYTLLTVGDGLVSQIPALIISTAAGVLVSRAELDQGMGEAFKSQLAMSPKPLGITGAMLCALALVPGFPFVPLVLVGGGLLGLSYQKAQQRQAKARQAQQVEAEKKKEDKTASALPPPLDLLELEVGYGLIPLVDGEHPSDLLGRIRSIRQQLALEYGIVVPSLHVRDNLQLKPSEYRLLLKGNPIARAELMLGHHLALPTSDRQLSVDGIPTKDPAFGLPALWVPDRNKEEAVRAGYTLVDLSTVVATHLTELFKKHAHEFLTRQTVQKLLDMLAQSQPKLVEELTPNPLPLGVIQKVLQNLVRERVSIRDLQTICETLADHGPMTKDPDILTEYVRQALARTITRPYEKEDGKLYVLTVHPQLEEKLAQSVQKTEHGSYLAIDPELLNKIIQSTTTEVQRIANAGHHPVILTSPMVRRHLKKILERFLPEVVVISHSELSNLSEIQSIGMIRGAHAG encoded by the coding sequence ATGCCCAACACCACGTCGTCCGCCCTATCCCGTGTGCGATGGAATTTAAAAACTTTCAGTGATGCCGATGCCATTTTAGGCATTGGGGTTACGGCCGTTTTGGCGGTCATGCTTTTGCCCGTGCCCAGCCGTGTTCTCGATGTCCTCTTGGCCACCAACATCTCCTTTGGCATTCTGATCTTGCTCACCACCATTTACACAGCACGCCCCCTGGATTTCGGCATCTTTCCCTCGCTGCTGCTCATCACCACCTTGTTTCGCCTGGCTCTCAACGTGGCCAGCACCCGCCTTATTCTTCTCAAAGGCGACCAAGGAACCGACGCGGCCGGCCACATCATTCAAGCCTTTGGGCAGTTCGTGGTCGGAGGCAACTACGTCATCGGGCTCGTCATCTTTGTCATTCTGGTCATCGTGAATTTCATCGTGATCACCAAAGGCACGGAGCGCATTTCGGAGGTCGCAGCTCGATTTACTCTGGATGCCATGCCTGGAAAGCAGATGAGCATCGACGCGGATCTCAATGCGGGGCTCATTGACGAAAAGAAAGCGCGAGAACGGCGCCTGGAAATCATGAGGGAAGCGGACTTTTACGGAAGCATGGACGGCGCCAGTAAGTTTGTTCGCGGCGATGCCTTGGCCGGTATTTTGATTACCTTGATCAACATTCTCGGCGGGTTTGCCATCGGCGTGGTGCAGCGCGACCTGGAACTGGCGGAGGCGCTCAAGATTTATACCCTTCTGACCGTGGGTGACGGGCTGGTGTCCCAGATCCCTGCCTTGATCATTTCCACGGCAGCGGGCGTGCTGGTGAGTCGCGCCGAATTGGATCAGGGCATGGGTGAAGCCTTTAAGAGTCAGCTGGCTATGAGTCCCAAACCTCTCGGAATCACCGGAGCCATGCTGTGCGCCTTGGCCTTGGTCCCCGGTTTTCCTTTTGTGCCTTTGGTCCTCGTGGGTGGAGGTCTTTTGGGTTTGTCCTATCAAAAGGCACAACAGCGCCAGGCCAAAGCCCGCCAGGCCCAGCAGGTGGAAGCGGAAAAGAAAAAGGAGGACAAGACCGCCTCGGCCCTGCCACCCCCTCTTGACCTTCTGGAACTGGAGGTGGGCTACGGACTGATTCCTCTGGTGGACGGTGAACACCCATCCGACCTTCTCGGCCGCATTCGCTCCATTCGTCAGCAACTGGCCCTAGAATACGGGATCGTGGTGCCGTCTCTGCATGTGCGGGACAATCTGCAGCTCAAACCTTCCGAATACCGCCTTTTGCTCAAAGGAAACCCCATCGCTCGCGCCGAACTCATGTTGGGCCATCATCTGGCGTTACCTACATCCGACCGTCAGCTATCCGTGGACGGCATTCCAACCAAAGACCCAGCCTTTGGCCTGCCGGCCCTTTGGGTGCCTGATCGAAACAAGGAAGAGGCGGTGCGCGCAGGCTACACGCTCGTCGACCTTTCCACCGTGGTGGCCACCCATTTGACGGAACTGTTCAAGAAACACGCCCATGAGTTTCTCACCCGTCAAACCGTGCAAAAGCTCCTGGACATGCTGGCCCAGTCCCAGCCCAAGCTCGTTGAGGAATTGACCCCCAATCCCCTGCCCCTGGGCGTGATTCAGAAAGTGCTTCAGAACCTGGTTCGGGAAAGAGTCTCCATTCGCGACCTGCAGACCATCTGTGAAACCCTTGCCGACCATGGGCCGATGACCAAGGATCCCGACATTCTCACCGAATACGTGCGCCAGGCTTTGGCTCGCACCATCACTCGACCTTATGAAAAAGAGGACGGAAAACTCTATGTCCTGACCGTGCATCCACAACTGGAAGAAAAGCTAGCGCAGAGCGTGCAAAAAACCGAGCACGGATCCTATCTGGCCATCGACCCTGAACTGCTAAACAAGATCATTCAGTCTACCACCACGGAAGTGCAACGGATCGCCAATGCCGGCCATCACCCCGTAATTCTGACCTCTCCCATGGTGCGCCGACACCTCAAGAAGATTTTGGAACGCTTCTTGCCTGAAGTGGTGG
- the fliP gene encoding flagellar type III secretion system pore protein FliP (The bacterial flagellar biogenesis protein FliP forms a type III secretion system (T3SS)-type pore required for flagellar assembly.): MRHRKAFLMLFLVAIVWMATVGCPQWAWSADFTLPAFRLHWDEPSAPDQVSNVLKIVFALTVVSIAPSILLLMTCFTRLAVVLSFLRTALGTQQAPPNQVIVGLALFLTFSIMWPVWQEIHREAVIPLQNQAIDGDTFVQRAVAPLKAFMMKQTRLKDLKLFVSLTQQEKPQDPNDVPLAAVVPAFVISELKTAFQIGFLLYIPFLVLDLVVASVLLSMGMMMLPPVMISLPFKLMLFVLVDGWNLLIGSLVKSFY, from the coding sequence ATGAGGCACAGGAAAGCTTTCTTGATGCTATTTCTTGTTGCCATCGTCTGGATGGCGACCGTTGGGTGTCCTCAGTGGGCCTGGAGTGCCGATTTTACCCTGCCGGCTTTTCGGCTGCATTGGGATGAGCCTTCGGCGCCGGACCAAGTTTCCAATGTGCTCAAGATCGTCTTTGCGCTCACCGTGGTCTCCATTGCACCATCCATTCTCCTCTTGATGACGTGTTTTACGCGCCTTGCGGTGGTCTTGTCCTTTTTGCGGACGGCTTTGGGCACGCAGCAGGCTCCGCCAAATCAAGTCATTGTGGGTCTGGCGCTTTTCTTGACCTTTTCTATCATGTGGCCCGTGTGGCAGGAAATTCATCGGGAAGCCGTGATCCCTTTGCAAAATCAGGCCATCGACGGAGACACCTTTGTGCAAAGGGCCGTCGCCCCTCTTAAAGCCTTCATGATGAAACAAACACGCCTCAAGGACTTAAAACTCTTCGTGTCCTTGACCCAACAAGAAAAACCCCAAGACCCAAATGATGTGCCCCTGGCGGCGGTGGTGCCCGCCTTCGTCATCAGCGAACTGAAAACGGCCTTTCAGATTGGCTTTTTGCTTTACATTCCTTTCCTGGTTTTAGACTTGGTGGTGGCCAGCGTCCTTCTTTCCATGGGCATGATGATGCTTCCTCCGGTCATGATTTCCCTGCCCTTTAAACTCATGCTGTTTGTGTTGGTGGACGGCTGGAATCTTTTGATCGGTTCCTTGGTCAAAAGTTTTTACTGA
- the fliO gene encoding flagellar biosynthetic protein FliO: MDFPLQILKTVGALVLVLGLLWGATFALRRWGRPLLKGSGKGWIHILERRYLGPKHSLVLVRIADETLLLGMSPHGLNYLTTIGFENSPHEGDVTTKDDNP; this comes from the coding sequence ATGGACTTTCCACTCCAGATCCTGAAAACCGTCGGGGCCCTCGTCCTGGTTCTCGGTCTGCTCTGGGGCGCCACTTTTGCCCTACGGCGCTGGGGACGCCCCCTTCTCAAGGGATCGGGCAAAGGATGGATTCACATTCTGGAACGCCGATACCTGGGGCCGAAACATTCCCTGGTTCTTGTGCGCATCGCAGACGAAACCCTCCTTCTTGGCATGTCCCCTCACGGACTCAATTACCTCACCACCATAGGTTTTGAAAACTCGCCGCACGAAGGCGACGTGACGACCAAGGACGACAACCCATGA